A genomic stretch from Deltaproteobacteria bacterium includes:
- a CDS encoding right-handed parallel beta-helix repeat-containing protein — MKVKHFWIFLGLWLMGSVVYAEPNTQGPQSTYYDGFFTKETLTVTSEDDGFKPGTLRTVLLAVNTLRNQNPFKLVSIQFADHVHRIVLKFPLPEIEASLITLDCQLKDRKVLIDGSELIDSSGLVVTGNRATIQNCHLTGFDKAALALHGHHNTIQHNIIGYLPGSYKETHVSYYGTPKTNSGIGILLEDGASENSIVNNELIANQKGAILLQSSAGSQNKISHNLFAENRGLPIHDSSAYSAIIPKIEKFQKNSESFSLEGRVSPLAKVELYLVGKNDQHIAQKLSETQANATGKFVTSGSWSSLIPGQSKVVAISHDSRANTSIFSNATLYTESTVPNKLAETSLENPSTTDKSPAISDAIPVKSSPKPSIEPEEETYFDTQGKGTPSTEPDVDNPNALIELGN; from the coding sequence ATGAAGGTAAAGCATTTTTGGATATTTTTAGGTTTGTGGTTGATGGGTTCGGTCGTCTACGCCGAGCCTAATACCCAGGGGCCTCAATCCACTTACTACGATGGTTTCTTCACCAAAGAAACCCTTACAGTAACAAGCGAAGACGATGGTTTTAAACCTGGCACCTTGCGAACGGTTTTATTAGCAGTTAATACCTTACGTAATCAAAATCCTTTCAAACTTGTTTCCATTCAATTTGCTGACCATGTACATCGCATTGTGCTCAAGTTTCCTCTCCCTGAAATTGAAGCCTCGCTCATTACACTCGATTGCCAATTAAAAGATCGTAAAGTTTTGATCGATGGCTCAGAATTAATTGATAGTTCAGGTTTAGTCGTAACCGGAAATCGCGCCACCATTCAAAATTGCCATTTGACAGGTTTTGATAAAGCAGCCCTGGCGCTACATGGGCATCACAATACGATTCAACATAACATTATTGGTTATCTGCCAGGCAGCTACAAAGAAACTCACGTCAGTTATTATGGTACCCCCAAGACCAATAGCGGCATCGGTATTTTATTAGAAGATGGGGCTAGTGAAAATTCGATTGTAAACAACGAATTGATTGCTAACCAAAAAGGTGCTATTTTGCTTCAGTCTAGCGCAGGGTCTCAAAACAAAATTTCTCATAATTTATTTGCTGAAAATCGTGGGCTGCCGATCCATGATTCAAGCGCTTATAGTGCCATCATCCCCAAAATTGAAAAATTCCAAAAAAATTCTGAGAGCTTTAGTTTAGAAGGGAGGGTGAGCCCACTCGCCAAGGTAGAGTTATACTTAGTGGGCAAAAACGATCAACATATTGCACAAAAGCTTAGCGAAACTCAGGCTAATGCCACCGGGAAATTTGTAACTTCAGGGAGCTGGAGCAGCTTAATCCCAGGCCAATCTAAAGTCGTGGCCATTAGTCATGACTCGCGGGCTAACACCAGTATCTTTTCGAATGCTACACTCTATACTGAAAGTACTGTACCCAATAAGTTAGCCGAAACTAGCTTGGAAAACCCATCCACTACTGACAAGTCCCCTGCTATCTCAGATGCCATTCCAGTAAAATCTTCACCTAAACCTTCGATTGAACCGGAAGAAGAAACCTATTTCGATACCCAAGGCAAAGGCACTCCTTCTACTGAACCCGATGTCGACAATCCCAACGCACTCATTGAATTAGGAAATTGA
- a CDS encoding ParA family protein — MSLLTDKIKELITIETSSKYAHYEKGDRRAISIAICSQKGGVGKTTTAVNLSAALVKFHNKRVLVVDLDPQGHVEKSIGAMIPEGVEYLPLSTILSSKKGNLMDGVIQTEKPSFNITPGDKALYESEGVLASKIGKEFLLSHAAKTAKTLYDFIIFDCPPNLGNLTINALVTSDYCLVPCEMSVLAFEGVNDLIETLETVNERLNKHLKILGVLFTRVDGRNTNMNQVIEENMRNYFRGKVLKTQIAVNTALNKAQLEGKPIFDTEPSSTGANNYQELAEEVLRRLKRSLEPLALQKDKENRPSLLA, encoded by the coding sequence AAACGTCGAGCAAATACGCCCATTATGAAAAGGGTGATCGGCGAGCTATCAGCATTGCCATCTGTTCACAAAAAGGTGGCGTGGGTAAAACCACGACCGCTGTTAACTTAAGTGCTGCCTTGGTTAAATTTCATAACAAACGAGTTCTCGTGGTTGACCTAGATCCCCAAGGCCATGTGGAAAAATCCATTGGGGCCATGATCCCAGAAGGAGTTGAATATCTCCCCCTTTCCACGATTTTATCTTCCAAAAAGGGAAACCTAATGGATGGGGTCATTCAAACCGAAAAACCTAGCTTCAACATCACCCCTGGCGATAAGGCCCTCTATGAATCTGAAGGTGTGCTGGCTAGCAAGATCGGAAAAGAATTTTTGCTCTCTCATGCTGCAAAAACAGCTAAAACCCTTTACGATTTTATTATTTTTGATTGTCCACCCAATTTGGGCAATTTAACCATCAATGCACTGGTTACCTCTGACTATTGTCTAGTCCCTTGCGAAATGAGTGTGTTGGCCTTTGAAGGGGTTAATGATCTCATCGAAACCTTAGAGACCGTTAATGAAAGACTTAACAAACACTTAAAAATTTTGGGTGTGCTCTTCACTCGGGTTGACGGTCGCAATACTAATATGAATCAAGTGATTGAAGAAAACATGAGAAATTATTTTCGGGGTAAAGTCTTAAAAACTCAAATTGCTGTTAACACCGCCCTCAACAAGGCACAACTTGAAGGCAAACCTATTTTTGATACTGAACCCAGTAGTACGGGTGCCAATAATTACCAAGAACTAGCTGAAGAAGTTTTACGCCGGCTTAAGCGCAGCCTGGAGCCTTTGGCCCTGCAGAAAGATAAAGAAAATAGGCCCTCCCTCTTGGCCTAA